In one Neobacillus sp. CF12 genomic region, the following are encoded:
- a CDS encoding TOMM precursor leader peptide-binding protein, whose translation MSAVMLVVGEGLLADHMCEELSSHYMVFRQTDFGAIVPGSIDLALVLHDAWNPSVHQKAEEVFHRTNTPWLRGFVSFGEGVIGPLVRPDTPGCSQCMDMRRLMTGHDRKEMWEIQKRLELTGEMQQEAWATRTGLLHLAHLVVAEVQRIIQGDQAQSEGKVCFINLKTLKSSWHRFLPVPLCQVCSPLPDDSPALARISLQQSPKVTSDSYRSRSLDDLNNVLVKDYLDHRTGLLNDKMVNLVHTFADVSVNLPLFEGDERTAGRTNSFAVSELTAILEGLERYCGLEPRGKRTVVHDSYNHLKNQALNPIEVGVHAKEQYDRPGFPFTEFDPDRPIDWVWGYSFLQERPILVPELLAYYSLGCGSRGFVYETSNGCALGGSLEEAIFYGILEVVERDSFLMTWYAQLPLPRLDPTSIEDQELQLMIERMRAVAEYDLYLYNSTMEHGIPSILAIAKNRKEKGMNLICAAGSHLDPVRAVKTAVHELAGMMLSLDEKLESNHEEYVRMLQDSSLVQQMDDHGMLYGLQQAEERLQFLLDDHRPLQSFNEEFKWNSSHLDLTDDLQDIVQVFRQLNLDVIVVDQTTPETARNGLYCVKVLIPGMLPMTFGHHLTRVTGLERVLRVPMELGYTNEPLTAEQLNPHPHPFP comes from the coding sequence GTGAGTGCTGTCATGTTGGTTGTAGGAGAAGGGCTGCTGGCAGACCACATGTGTGAAGAACTTTCATCTCATTACATGGTATTTCGGCAAACCGATTTCGGGGCAATCGTACCCGGCAGTATTGATTTGGCATTGGTTTTACATGATGCATGGAATCCCTCTGTTCATCAAAAAGCAGAAGAGGTATTTCATCGAACGAATACTCCCTGGCTGAGAGGTTTTGTTTCTTTTGGAGAGGGCGTAATAGGACCACTTGTTCGACCGGATACACCAGGGTGTTCACAATGTATGGATATGAGGCGTCTTATGACAGGACACGACCGGAAAGAGATGTGGGAAATACAAAAGAGGTTGGAGTTAACAGGAGAAATGCAGCAGGAAGCTTGGGCAACACGTACGGGTCTTTTACACTTGGCTCACCTGGTCGTGGCGGAGGTCCAAAGAATTATCCAAGGTGATCAGGCTCAATCTGAAGGAAAGGTATGTTTTATCAATCTGAAAACATTGAAGAGTTCCTGGCACAGGTTTCTGCCCGTCCCCTTGTGTCAGGTTTGTAGTCCATTACCTGACGATTCACCAGCGTTGGCTCGAATTTCTCTGCAGCAAAGTCCGAAGGTTACCAGCGACAGTTATCGCAGTCGATCGTTAGATGACCTGAATAACGTTCTCGTTAAAGACTATCTTGATCATCGAACTGGCCTTTTGAATGATAAAATGGTTAATCTCGTACACACATTTGCTGATGTAAGTGTCAATTTGCCTTTGTTCGAGGGGGACGAGCGAACAGCCGGCCGTACTAACTCATTCGCAGTAAGTGAGTTAACGGCCATTTTGGAAGGGTTGGAGCGGTACTGTGGACTTGAGCCACGCGGAAAACGGACAGTGGTTCATGACAGTTATAACCATTTGAAAAATCAAGCCCTCAATCCGATCGAGGTAGGTGTACACGCAAAAGAACAGTATGATAGACCTGGTTTTCCATTTACAGAATTTGATCCAGATCGCCCGATTGATTGGGTATGGGGATATTCGTTTTTGCAAGAGCGTCCGATTCTGGTTCCAGAACTGCTTGCCTATTATAGTTTGGGCTGCGGATCACGAGGATTTGTCTATGAAACTTCCAATGGATGCGCGTTGGGCGGAAGTCTAGAAGAGGCCATTTTCTACGGTATTTTGGAAGTGGTGGAGCGTGATTCGTTCCTGATGACTTGGTACGCACAGTTGCCCCTCCCGCGTCTAGACCCAACCTCCATTGAAGACCAAGAGCTTCAGTTAATGATTGAACGGATGCGTGCGGTCGCGGAATATGATTTATATTTATATAACTCTACGATGGAGCACGGAATTCCAAGTATTTTAGCCATAGCAAAAAACAGAAAGGAAAAAGGGATGAATCTTATCTGTGCGGCCGGATCTCATTTGGATCCAGTTCGGGCAGTGAAAACGGCGGTTCACGAGTTAGCTGGAATGATGCTGTCATTGGATGAGAAATTAGAGTCGAACCATGAGGAGTATGTACGGATGTTGCAAGATTCTTCCTTGGTGCAACAAATGGATGATCATGGAATGCTGTACGGTTTGCAGCAAGCAGAAGAGCGCCTGCAGTTTTTGCTGGACGATCATCGTCCATTGCAATCATTTAACGAGGAATTCAAGTGGAACTCATCACATTTAGATCTTACCGATGATCTTCAGGATATAGTTCAAGTGTTTCGCCAATTAAATCTCGATGTCATTGTGGTTGATCAGACGACACCGGAAACGGCCCGAAACGGACTGTATTGTGTAAAAGTGCTAATTCCGGGGATGCTGCCGATGACATTTGGACATCACCTTACCCGAGTAACAGGGCTGGAGAGGGTGCTCAGGGTACCTATGGAACTTGGATATACAAATGAACCGCTGACAGCCGAACAGCTTAATCCACATCCTCATCCGTTTCCATAA
- a CDS encoding putative thiazole-containing bacteriocin maturation protein, translated as MTNMNPSMRLKVKRDTFFLPNPNSGVFFRNNVSSFRMEGSMIDQWVEKLIPMFNGEYTLEYLTHGLPVAYRDRVFEIAEALYRNGFVRDVSQDRPHQLKEQVLKKYASQIEFVDNLLDSGGFRFQNYRQAKVLAVGSGPFFVSLVASLLDSGLPKFHMLITDSVQTNRQRLMELVAHARKTDADVEIEEVTLNKQEGISWEESIKPFDYILYVSETGDLEELRLLHRVSREEKKVFLPAICLEQAGLAGPFVHPEREADWESAWRRIHQGALFKDQTFSSSSATPGAMLANVIVFELFKDVTGVTEKEQKNQFFLLDLETLEGNWHSFMPYPLVTEQTSSRLVEDIDMRLAQGTERGDPGKLLLSFNQLTSTVTGIFHVWEEGDLKQLPLAQCRVQAVNPLAEGPADLLGDIVCTGLTHEEARREAGLSGIEAYVSQMVGSLDLPPEVEVGAGETFAESVGRGLQRWLDEELIKQSLEQEYSVLPVQLSTVEDERCDFYLQALTTLRGAPTIGIGEEVSGFPVVWIGTNDQWYGSVDLNITMALRNALVQAIFNVQNVDEFVMARSLEFSSMILDEKVPISIEIPACEERIQSENLLNAIEILERNGKQLFVYELELEPFLKEGLAGVFGVLVQEEGLR; from the coding sequence ATGACGAATATGAACCCTTCTATGCGTCTGAAAGTGAAAAGGGACACGTTTTTTCTCCCTAATCCCAACAGTGGTGTGTTTTTTCGGAACAATGTAAGCTCGTTCCGTATGGAAGGCAGTATGATCGATCAATGGGTTGAAAAGCTAATCCCAATGTTTAATGGCGAGTACACCTTGGAGTATCTGACACACGGTTTGCCGGTGGCATACCGAGATAGAGTGTTTGAAATTGCAGAAGCACTGTATCGAAATGGGTTTGTTCGAGATGTGAGCCAAGATCGTCCGCATCAATTGAAGGAACAGGTTCTAAAAAAGTATGCTTCTCAAATTGAATTTGTGGATAATTTGCTCGATTCGGGTGGGTTCCGTTTTCAGAACTATCGTCAAGCGAAAGTGTTGGCAGTAGGCTCTGGTCCTTTTTTTGTTTCGTTGGTTGCATCGTTACTTGATTCCGGATTACCCAAGTTCCACATGCTGATCACTGACAGTGTTCAAACGAATAGACAGCGATTAATGGAACTCGTTGCACATGCCCGTAAAACAGACGCTGATGTGGAGATAGAGGAGGTCACACTAAACAAACAGGAGGGAATTTCCTGGGAAGAGAGTATAAAACCGTTTGATTATATTTTATATGTGTCAGAAACGGGTGATCTAGAAGAACTCCGGCTTCTACATAGGGTTAGCAGAGAAGAGAAGAAAGTGTTTCTCCCTGCTATCTGTCTAGAGCAGGCGGGTTTAGCTGGTCCGTTCGTGCACCCAGAAAGAGAGGCGGACTGGGAGTCTGCATGGCGCCGTATCCACCAAGGGGCTCTCTTCAAAGATCAGACATTTTCAAGTTCCTCTGCTACACCCGGAGCCATGTTGGCGAATGTAATCGTATTTGAGTTGTTTAAAGACGTTACGGGTGTGACCGAAAAGGAACAGAAGAATCAATTCTTTCTTCTAGATTTGGAAACGTTAGAAGGAAACTGGCATTCATTCATGCCTTATCCACTGGTGACAGAACAAACATCATCTAGATTGGTTGAAGATATAGATATGCGACTAGCACAAGGAACGGAAAGAGGAGATCCGGGTAAATTACTTCTTTCCTTCAACCAGTTGACATCTACGGTAACCGGAATTTTCCATGTTTGGGAGGAGGGGGATTTAAAGCAGCTGCCTTTGGCTCAGTGCCGAGTTCAGGCAGTCAACCCATTGGCAGAGGGACCAGCTGACCTGTTAGGTGATATTGTCTGTACAGGACTGACACATGAGGAGGCAAGAAGGGAAGCGGGTTTGTCCGGAATTGAAGCGTATGTATCACAAATGGTCGGTTCGCTTGATCTACCTCCGGAAGTGGAGGTTGGAGCAGGTGAAACGTTTGCGGAAAGTGTTGGCCGGGGATTGCAAAGATGGTTGGACGAGGAGTTAATCAAACAAAGCCTTGAACAGGAGTATTCCGTCCTCCCGGTGCAGTTAAGTACGGTAGAAGATGAACGCTGTGATTTTTATTTACAGGCACTGACGACTTTGCGGGGAGCACCAACTATAGGGATTGGCGAGGAAGTGTCCGGATTCCCGGTTGTGTGGATTGGTACCAATGACCAATGGTATGGCAGTGTTGATTTGAATATCACAATGGCATTACGAAATGCGCTTGTGCAGGCAATTTTCAATGTACAAAATGTAGATGAATTCGTTATGGCACGATCATTAGAGTTTTCGTCCATGATTCTGGATGAAAAAGTGCCGATAAGCATTGAAATTCCTGCGTGTGAAGAGAGAATACAATCCGAGAACTTGCTGAATGCTATCGAAATCTTGGAACGGAACGGAAAGCAGTTGTTTGTATATGAACTAGAACTAGAACCTTTTTTGAAAGAGGGTTTGGCAGGGGTATTTGGGGTATTGGTTCAAGAGGAGGGATTAAGGTGA
- a CDS encoding heterocycloanthracin/sonorensin family bacteriocin, whose translation MNDFQSQLQGLSLGDFQATQAVPYDPSMYYTDPTRFGGFGGIGGIGGIGGIGGIGRCFSCFSCFNCFNCFHNCFNCFHNCGGHRCHNCGGGHRCGGHNCGGGHRCGGGGHRCGGGGHRCGG comes from the coding sequence ATGAATGATTTCCAAAGTCAACTCCAGGGGTTAAGTCTTGGAGATTTCCAAGCGACCCAGGCAGTTCCGTATGACCCAAGCATGTATTATACTGATCCTACTCGATTTGGTGGTTTTGGCGGTATTGGTGGTATTGGCGGTATTGGTGGTATTGGTGGTATTGGGCGATGTTTTAGTTGCTTTAGCTGCTTTAATTGTTTCAATTGCTTCCATAATTGCTTTAATTGCTTCCATAATTGCGGCGGACATCGCTGCCATAATTGCGGCGGCGGACATCGCTGCGGAGGACACAATTGCGGTGGCGGCCATCGTTGTGGTGGCGGAGGCCATCGTTGCGGTGGCGGAGGCCATCGTTGCGGCGGTTGA
- a CDS encoding MerR family transcriptional regulator, whose product MTEIYSPGKVQELLGIDSNTLRKYATLLEGHAYRIHRNNRGHRIYFEKDVITLRKLIETSKQPGMTMEHSVQAVMTWISEENKTDTESGPEPTQNTDILDDHQTCNLDELVERIEHLEQINGDLIKHLKEKAIREAYLEDKINQILKYVERTERMVDERSKMIEEETRKQIAAAYQKKWWQWWR is encoded by the coding sequence ATGACAGAAATTTATTCACCAGGTAAAGTGCAAGAATTGCTTGGAATCGATAGTAATACATTACGAAAGTATGCCACTCTCTTGGAAGGCCACGCGTATCGCATTCACCGAAATAATAGAGGCCACAGGATCTATTTTGAAAAGGATGTTATCACGCTCCGCAAACTAATTGAAACAAGTAAGCAACCGGGGATGACCATGGAACATTCAGTGCAGGCAGTAATGACCTGGATTTCTGAAGAAAATAAAACAGATACTGAATCAGGTCCTGAACCAACACAAAATACAGATATCCTGGATGATCATCAAACGTGTAATCTTGACGAGTTAGTTGAACGTATAGAACATTTAGAGCAAATAAACGGAGATTTAATTAAACATTTAAAGGAAAAGGCTATTCGGGAAGCTTACCTAGAAGACAAGATTAATCAAATATTAAAGTATGTTGAACGCACGGAGCGAATGGTGGATGAACGTAGTAAAATGATAGAGGAAGAAACAAGAAAACAGATAGCTGCAGCCTATCAAAAGAAGTGGTGGCAATGGTGGCGTTAA
- a CDS encoding HAD-IA family hydrolase, giving the protein MNILWDFDGTLFDTYPALVDGFIKLSQRDLDRSEVLKWLKIDSLTAFKHYGIDETKRPEYKRIDKQFSKEFSKPFEHLERVLGAVENNIIVTHRDMESTIYLLEKYHLSHFFKEIVSVEEHGFNRKPHPASYEHVLKKYHIDLVVGDRELDLLPARKLGIKTLAFQNRNIEADFHLDSYENFVPLISNQHK; this is encoded by the coding sequence TTGAACATCTTATGGGATTTTGATGGAACGCTTTTTGATACATATCCAGCCCTGGTCGATGGTTTTATAAAGCTAAGTCAACGAGACCTCGACCGCAGTGAGGTCTTAAAATGGCTAAAGATCGATTCTCTAACTGCCTTTAAACATTATGGAATCGATGAGACTAAACGGCCGGAATATAAAAGGATCGATAAACAATTCTCAAAAGAGTTCAGTAAACCTTTTGAGCATTTAGAAAGAGTATTAGGGGCAGTTGAAAATAATATTATTGTGACCCATCGGGATATGGAATCTACCATCTATCTTCTTGAAAAATACCATTTATCGCACTTTTTTAAGGAGATCGTTTCTGTTGAAGAGCATGGTTTCAATCGAAAACCCCATCCTGCTTCTTACGAACATGTCTTGAAAAAATATCATATTGATTTGGTCGTAGGTGACAGGGAATTAGATTTACTTCCGGCAAGAAAATTAGGGATTAAAACACTTGCCTTTCAAAACCGAAACATCGAAGCTGATTTTCATTTAGATAGCTACGAGAATTTTGTCCCTTTAATCTCAAATCAGCATAAATAA
- a CDS encoding universal stress protein translates to MLTDYSRIVVAYDHSELSKKALNMALNLAKQDKQIQLNVVMVLQPTKPLPYAYGFVSYDDSQREELNTVRKEIEQDLTPLPNKTRTFLLEGNPGQMIVEFVKQNNADFVVMGSRGLSGLKELFLGSVSHYVVQKAPCPVLIVK, encoded by the coding sequence ATGTTAACGGATTATTCGAGAATCGTTGTTGCATATGATCATTCAGAACTGAGCAAAAAAGCTTTAAATATGGCATTAAATTTAGCAAAGCAGGATAAACAAATTCAATTGAATGTAGTTATGGTCTTGCAGCCAACCAAACCTCTGCCTTATGCTTATGGGTTTGTTTCGTACGATGATTCTCAACGTGAGGAATTAAACACCGTACGTAAGGAGATTGAACAAGATTTAACTCCGCTGCCAAATAAAACAAGAACATTCTTATTAGAAGGTAACCCAGGGCAAATGATTGTTGAGTTTGTAAAGCAAAATAATGCAGATTTTGTTGTAATGGGTAGTAGAGGATTAAGTGGACTTAAGGAACTATTCTTAGGAAGCGTAAGTCATTATGTCGTCCAAAAGGCACCATGTCCAGTTTTAATTGTAAAATGA
- the thiW gene encoding energy coupling factor transporter S component ThiW, with product MRKTHKLTLTAMMVAIGTLSSNLLFIPVGVTKVFPIQHFLNVLSAVLLGPLYAVAQALCVSILRNIMGTGSIFAFPGSMVGAFLAGILFMKTRKIYMAFFGEVIGTGIIGAILCYPIATLLLGQKAALFGFIPLFIFSSFAGALIGAIILSIFLKKQNTLNITLH from the coding sequence ATGAGAAAAACGCATAAACTCACCTTGACTGCAATGATGGTTGCGATTGGCACACTCTCGAGTAATTTATTGTTTATTCCTGTTGGTGTCACAAAGGTGTTTCCGATTCAGCATTTCTTAAATGTGTTGTCTGCCGTTCTTTTAGGACCTTTATACGCAGTAGCGCAGGCCCTATGTGTATCGATTTTACGCAATATCATGGGGACTGGTTCGATTTTTGCTTTTCCAGGAAGTATGGTTGGTGCCTTTTTAGCTGGCATCCTTTTTATGAAAACTAGGAAAATCTATATGGCCTTTTTCGGTGAAGTGATCGGAACGGGCATTATTGGAGCGATCCTTTGCTACCCGATCGCTACATTACTACTTGGTCAAAAAGCAGCACTTTTTGGTTTTATTCCGTTGTTTATTTTTAGCTCTTTTGCGGGTGCATTGATTGGTGCCATTATTCTATCAATCTTTTTAAAAAAGCAAAATACACTTAATATTACCCTGCATTAA
- the thiE gene encoding thiamine phosphate synthase, protein MTILNRNAVREALKVYFIMGSPNCMDQPTHVLREAIEGGITLFQFREKGTAALTGDKKIELAKELQKICREYQIPFIINDDIELAIALHADGVHIGQEDEPIEEVRKKIGFDKIIGVSVHSFDEAISALKGGADYFGIGPVFPTTTKADAKPSNGTKLIEELRARGLGIPIVGIGGITAENAGSVMRAGADGVSVITAISHAESVIEAAKNLSNSVIESI, encoded by the coding sequence ATGACGATTCTTAATAGGAATGCAGTTAGAGAAGCATTGAAGGTTTACTTTATCATGGGAAGTCCAAACTGCATGGACCAACCAACTCACGTTTTGCGAGAAGCGATTGAAGGAGGAATTACTCTTTTTCAATTTCGCGAGAAGGGAACCGCAGCATTAACGGGTGATAAAAAGATTGAACTAGCCAAAGAACTCCAGAAAATATGCCGAGAGTATCAGATTCCTTTTATTATTAATGACGATATCGAATTGGCGATTGCCCTTCATGCGGACGGGGTGCATATTGGGCAGGAGGATGAGCCGATTGAGGAGGTAAGAAAGAAGATTGGCTTTGATAAAATCATTGGAGTTTCCGTACATAGTTTCGATGAGGCCATTTCTGCGTTAAAGGGAGGAGCCGACTATTTTGGAATCGGACCGGTTTTTCCAACAACAACAAAAGCAGACGCCAAACCCTCAAACGGAACAAAGTTAATTGAAGAATTACGAGCGAGAGGATTAGGTATTCCGATTGTTGGGATTGGCGGAATCACTGCGGAAAATGCTGGTTCTGTCATGAGAGCGGGAGCCGATGGCGTTTCAGTTATTACCGCCATCAGCCATGCTGAATCCGTTATAGAAGCAGCAAAAAATTTAAGTAATAGTGTAATAGAAAGCATTTAG
- the thiD gene encoding bifunctional hydroxymethylpyrimidine kinase/phosphomethylpyrimidine kinase has translation MKKALTIAGSDSGGGAGIQADLKTFQELEVFGMSALTAVTAQNTLGVQAVYPMTAEAVIKQIESIGEDMGTDALKTGMLFNAEIIKAVSELIEYYNWKNVVVDPVMIAKGGASLLQMEAITALREYLLPHALVITPNIPEAEVLTGMSIRTHEDKQEAAKRLFELGVKNVVVKGGHDEGQNVSVDILYDGNDFTTFTSTRVQTKNTHGTGCTFSAAVTAELAKGVSVYEAVLKAKNFIQAAIEDQLLIGQGHGPTNHWAYRKRNVLTR, from the coding sequence ATGAAAAAAGCATTAACGATAGCCGGTTCAGATAGTGGCGGTGGTGCAGGAATTCAGGCGGATTTAAAAACGTTTCAGGAGTTAGAGGTTTTCGGCATGTCTGCTCTGACCGCTGTAACTGCCCAAAATACCTTAGGGGTTCAAGCAGTATACCCGATGACAGCAGAAGCAGTCATTAAACAAATTGAATCGATTGGCGAAGATATGGGGACAGACGCTCTGAAAACAGGAATGCTGTTTAATGCAGAAATCATCAAAGCTGTTTCTGAATTGATAGAGTACTATAATTGGAAAAATGTCGTGGTCGATCCCGTTATGATCGCTAAAGGCGGAGCGTCCCTGCTCCAAATGGAAGCTATTACGGCATTGCGTGAATATTTGTTACCCCATGCACTGGTGATTACACCTAATATTCCTGAAGCAGAAGTTTTAACAGGGATGTCGATTCGAACGCACGAAGATAAACAGGAGGCCGCTAAACGACTTTTTGAATTAGGCGTTAAGAATGTAGTCGTAAAAGGAGGGCATGATGAAGGCCAAAATGTCTCGGTGGATATTTTGTATGATGGAAATGATTTTACGACTTTTACAAGTACTAGAGTTCAAACAAAGAACACACATGGCACAGGCTGTACGTTTTCTGCGGCTGTCACGGCAGAACTTGCCAAAGGTGTTAGCGTTTATGAAGCAGTGTTAAAAGCGAAGAATTTTATTCAAGCAGCGATTGAAGATCAGCTTTTGATTGGGCAAGGACATGGGCCAACCAATCACTGGGCGTATCGAAAAAGAAATGTACTGACAAGGTAG
- the thiM gene encoding hydroxyethylthiazole kinase, whose protein sequence is MSSSELSLILQRVREEKPLVHNITNVVVTNFTANGLLSLGASPVMAYAPEEVADMVGISRSLVLNIGTLNKDVVSSMILAGKTANEHGIPVIFDPVGAGATPFRTEMAQKIMKEVKISILRGNPAEIANVLGEKWEIKGVDAGEQQGSSVELAITAAQRLNTIVVITGKDDVLTDGETTYLVSNGHPLLTKVTGTGCLLTSVIGAFAGVEKNLLLAGLAAVTFYGIAAEKAIDMVGALKPGSFQIEFLNQLALVAPEDIHQFASFKQV, encoded by the coding sequence ATGAGTAGTAGCGAATTGAGTTTAATTTTACAAAGAGTAAGAGAAGAAAAACCACTTGTACATAATATTACGAATGTGGTTGTTACTAACTTTACGGCAAATGGGCTTCTATCTCTTGGGGCATCACCTGTCATGGCCTATGCACCAGAAGAGGTTGCCGACATGGTAGGCATTTCTCGCTCACTCGTTCTCAATATAGGGACATTAAACAAAGATGTGGTCAGCTCTATGATTCTAGCAGGAAAAACGGCGAATGAGCACGGGATTCCTGTCATCTTCGATCCAGTTGGAGCGGGCGCAACACCTTTCCGAACGGAAATGGCGCAAAAAATAATGAAAGAAGTGAAAATATCTATTCTTCGCGGAAATCCAGCTGAAATTGCCAATGTACTAGGGGAGAAATGGGAGATCAAAGGTGTTGATGCTGGTGAACAGCAAGGAAGTAGTGTGGAATTGGCCATAACTGCCGCACAAAGACTGAATACGATTGTCGTTATTACAGGGAAAGATGATGTACTGACAGATGGAGAGACGACTTATCTTGTATCCAATGGACATCCGCTTTTAACGAAAGTGACGGGGACGGGCTGCCTATTAACCTCTGTAATCGGAGCCTTTGCGGGAGTGGAAAAGAACCTTTTACTTGCTGGATTAGCAGCAGTAACCTTCTATGGAATTGCAGCGGAAAAAGCAATCGATATGGTTGGCGCTTTGAAACCTGGTAGTTTCCAAATTGAATTTTTAAATCAACTTGCCCTTGTTGCTCCAGAAGATATCCATCAATTCGCGTCATTCAAACAGGTATAA
- the tenA gene encoding thiaminase II, which translates to MSFSAELRKEANPIFEAIFDHPFVQGIATGELKSEQLIHYVKQDFEYLNSFIRIYGIAVSKCERREDMEMFNKQISFILNSEIHPHNNFCNVAGVPYEDLHGFPLSPSAHQYIRHMLTVAHEGTLGEILAVLLPCPWTYWEIGKKLLTEVNPDHSHPFYEWISFYGTITDSITIKFCARLDEWAMGATEREKEKMKEHFLLSCQLEYMFWDMAYKLEEWPVKIR; encoded by the coding sequence ATGAGTTTTTCAGCAGAGTTAAGAAAAGAAGCGAATCCAATCTTTGAAGCCATTTTTGATCATCCTTTTGTGCAGGGCATTGCCACTGGGGAATTAAAAAGCGAGCAATTGATTCATTATGTGAAACAGGACTTTGAATATTTGAATTCCTTTATCCGAATCTATGGAATCGCTGTTTCAAAGTGTGAGAGGCGTGAAGACATGGAGATGTTTAATAAGCAGATTTCTTTTATCTTAAACAGTGAAATCCATCCACATAATAATTTTTGTAACGTAGCAGGTGTACCGTACGAGGATTTACATGGATTTCCATTATCTCCCTCAGCACATCAATATATCCGTCATATGCTTACTGTTGCGCATGAAGGAACATTAGGGGAAATCTTAGCCGTGTTATTACCATGTCCGTGGACATATTGGGAAATTGGAAAAAAATTATTAACGGAGGTTAACCCAGATCACTCTCATCCGTTTTATGAATGGATAAGTTTTTATGGCACTATTACCGATTCGATTACCATTAAATTTTGTGCCCGTCTAGATGAGTGGGCGATGGGAGCCACAGAGAGAGAAAAGGAAAAGATGAAGGAACATTTCCTACTTAGTTGCCAGCTTGAATATATGTTTTGGGATATGGCCTATAAACTCGAAGAATGGCCAGTAAAAATTAGATAG